DNA from Terriglobales bacterium:
CAGAGCATGCCGCCATCGCCAGTGCCGAAGCCAGGATGGCATTGGGCGCTCCGATGGTGTTCAGCGCCGGGACCACCAGCAGGCAGGCCAGCGCGCCACCCATCAGGTCCGCGCCGTAGAGATGAGAGACCTTCTTCGCCTCCCGCGCGAACACCAGCGAGAGCACCAGCCCACAAAGGAAAAACGGAACGCTGGTCGCCAGGTACACCGCGGAAAGCTTGCCGAAGTTGCGCCAGGTCAATTCGGGCGAGACCGGCACGATCAGGATGATGGCCAGGGCCAAGACCGTGGCCACGACGTTCAGCACGCAGACGCGCGCCACCAGCGCACTGGTCTCCCACTGGGCCAGCCACCGGCGACCCAGGAAGGCGAACACGCCGCCCGCACCCAGCCCGAGGAGGGCCACCCCGATAGCCAGGAAGGCGAAGTGGTAGAAGAGCACCACGGAGAAGAGGCGGGTGCAGGCCAGCTCCAGCAGGAGCATGCTGAAGCTCACCAGGGCTACGCCCACCAACATGCGCCGCGGCGGCACTTCGTGCGCGCCCGGCGCTTCCACCAGCGGCAGGACCTGGGTGTCACTCATGCGCGTCGGCCCGTGAGGCATCCGTCGGTGCGGCGATTCCGAGGTTGGACCATGCTCGACCTAGTCCTCCGGGCTAATCGCTCTCCAAGATGACTTGCGCGATGGCCTGCTCTGCAGTGTGGGAGAGCGAAAGCGCCGCGCGCCTGGTTCCCAGGCTGGCGGCAAAGGCGGCTGCCTTGCCGGAAAAGTGGAGGGTAGGGCGACCACCGGGCTCGCGCCGCACCTCGACCTCGCGCCAGGCCACGCCGCGCCTCCAGCCTGTGCCCAGCGCCTTGAGCGCGGCCTCCTTGGCGGCGAAGCGGGCGGCGTAGCGCTCGGCACGATTGCGCTTGGAATCGCAGTAGCGGATCTCGTTTGGGGTGAACACGCGCTCCAGGAAGCGCTGACCGAAGCGCTCGATGGCCGCCGCCACCCGCGGCACCTCCACGATGTCCACGCCCGTGCCGACGATCATCTGCGCCTCGTGGCGAACTAAAGTACCACATGGCCCGGTTGCCCTCCCGGGCACCCATTTTTGCCTTTCCGACCCTTCTGCGGTATGCTCTAAGCGCGTTCGATGGAAGGGGTTTCAGAGCGGTTCGGCTTTACGGCTACACCTGCCTCTGCGGTTTTCCGCTT
Protein-coding regions in this window:
- a CDS encoding holo-[acyl-carrier-protein] synthase encodes the protein MIVGTGVDIVEVPRVAAAIERFGQRFLERVFTPNEIRYCDSKRNRAERYAARFAAKEAALKALGTGWRRGVAWREVEVRREPGGRPTLHFSGKAAAFAASLGTRRAALSLSHTAEQAIAQVILESD